One window from the genome of Coriobacteriia bacterium encodes:
- a CDS encoding MFS transporter, producing the protein MHWRRDLLQDRNTLLVVAARFISRVGGTAVFFIGVWGVAAYTYHASAKTLAFVMAGNSIASIIGSVIAGVLVDRIGPRRVLIYAELLTIPVVIALVMADSWGVFVGLAWLLGLVGTPTFTAGASFAPFLVDGVDELERVNAAVEAAGSAGFVLGPAIGAFLAKVLGLPSVFWLMAGCSVAAAALAFAVRTRDIVAAEQHHPFAEFRDGLRVAYSTRTLRYAILAGTAVWFGFGAFSALEPLFFRDVVGVGVEWIGWMNTAFSVGLITGAWLLPRLPRKLLSVRGLAVVTALCGLGGIGYVGTTDLRTIALGAAVWGLMIGVAEPLMRTVLQVASPEGYVGRVIGTAMYHRNAGELVPLAFAPALAAAFGVQATLIAGGVVVAVGVLASLPIAASIDRELAADGRSILVAHASEPHVGIGDEIL; encoded by the coding sequence ATGCACTGGAGGCGTGACCTGCTTCAAGATAGAAACACACTGCTTGTTGTCGCCGCCCGCTTCATCTCACGAGTGGGTGGCACCGCCGTCTTCTTCATCGGTGTGTGGGGTGTGGCGGCGTACACCTACCATGCGAGCGCCAAGACCCTCGCGTTCGTCATGGCGGGCAACAGCATCGCATCCATCATCGGATCGGTTATCGCCGGGGTATTGGTCGACAGAATCGGGCCGCGCCGGGTTCTCATATATGCGGAGCTACTCACTATCCCCGTCGTCATCGCGCTGGTCATGGCGGACTCCTGGGGGGTCTTCGTGGGTCTCGCATGGCTGCTCGGGCTCGTGGGGACGCCAACCTTCACGGCGGGCGCCTCATTCGCGCCCTTCCTGGTGGACGGGGTCGACGAGCTGGAGCGCGTCAACGCCGCGGTCGAGGCGGCCGGATCGGCAGGCTTCGTGCTGGGGCCGGCCATCGGCGCGTTCCTCGCCAAAGTGCTAGGGCTTCCATCGGTGTTCTGGCTGATGGCCGGCTGTTCAGTTGCAGCAGCCGCGCTGGCCTTCGCGGTTAGGACGCGGGACATCGTGGCAGCCGAGCAGCACCACCCGTTTGCCGAGTTTCGGGATGGTCTGCGGGTAGCCTACTCGACCCGCACTCTGCGCTACGCGATCCTCGCAGGCACGGCAGTTTGGTTTGGGTTCGGTGCGTTCTCAGCGCTCGAGCCACTCTTCTTCCGCGACGTCGTCGGCGTTGGCGTCGAGTGGATCGGGTGGATGAACACGGCGTTCAGCGTCGGTCTCATCACCGGTGCCTGGCTCCTGCCGAGGCTCCCGCGCAAACTGCTCTCGGTACGAGGACTGGCCGTTGTGACCGCGCTGTGCGGGCTCGGAGGCATCGGCTATGTGGGGACGACCGACCTGCGCACGATTGCGCTTGGTGCTGCGGTATGGGGCCTGATGATCGGCGTCGCCGAGCCGCTCATGCGCACGGTCCTGCAGGTGGCATCGCCCGAGGGTTACGTGGGGCGGGTGATCGGTACCGCCATGTACCACCGAAACGCCGGGGAGCTTGTCCCGCTCGCATTCGCGCCGGCGCTTGCCGCAGCGTTCGGGGTACAGGCGACGCTTATCGCCGGTGGCGTGGTGGTCGCTGTCGGCGTGCTCGCGTCGTTGCCGATCGCCGCATCGATCGATCGCGAACTCGCGGCCGACGGCAGGTCGATTCTCGTCGCACACGCAAGCGAGCCTCACGTCGGAATCGGCGACGAGATACTCTGA
- a CDS encoding TrpR YerC/YecD, protein MPEDRVRTPEVDDLLVALTMLETGDDAYALLLDLCTLREIHDMAQRLDVAKRLAAGEHYAAIQESTGASATTISRVSKALNYGADGYRSILARLGTSSTVSE, encoded by the coding sequence ATGCCTGAGGATCGCGTTCGCACGCCCGAAGTGGACGATCTCCTCGTCGCCTTGACCATGCTCGAAACCGGTGACGATGCCTATGCCTTGCTCCTTGATCTGTGCACGTTGCGCGAGATTCACGACATGGCACAGCGGCTCGACGTCGCCAAGCGGTTGGCCGCCGGTGAGCACTACGCCGCCATCCAGGAATCGACCGGCGCTTCGGCGACCACCATCTCTCGGGTGAGCAAAGCCCTGAACTATGGCGCCGATGGATACCGCTCCATCCTTGCGCGACTCGGTACATCTTCAACGGTCTCGGAGTAG